One part of the Anaerolineales bacterium genome encodes these proteins:
- a CDS encoding XdhC family protein, which yields MRELLPDVEHWLAQGERVALCTVISTWGSAPRQAGAVMAVSESGGLVGSVSGGCVEGAVLTTSKEVIATGQAQLLHFGVQDDTAWEVGLACGGEIDVFVQPLDTQLFALLLPRLKADEPMTLATIIKGDGIGGQTLADEAGQVLAHSGSGPAARTARIPSLENDGTVFVTPLVASPTLILVGASHIAAALVNIAHMMEFRVVVIDPRKAFMSEERFANADKLVPVWPQLAFDDLGITNTTAIALLSHDPKIDEPALMLALRSPAFYVGALGSRRVQAQRRERLLKAGLTEQELARLHAPIGLAIQAKTPEEIALSIMAEVIKNYRAE from the coding sequence GTGCGCGAACTGCTGCCCGATGTGGAGCACTGGCTGGCCCAGGGTGAGCGCGTTGCCCTGTGCACGGTCATCTCCACCTGGGGCTCCGCGCCGCGCCAGGCTGGCGCGGTCATGGCCGTCAGCGAGAGCGGTGGCCTGGTCGGCTCAGTGAGCGGCGGCTGCGTAGAAGGCGCAGTACTGACGACTTCCAAGGAAGTGATTGCAACCGGCCAAGCGCAGTTGCTGCACTTTGGCGTGCAAGATGACACTGCCTGGGAAGTGGGCCTTGCCTGCGGCGGCGAGATCGACGTCTTCGTACAGCCACTTGACACACAACTGTTCGCTCTTCTATTGCCTCGCCTCAAAGCAGACGAGCCGATGACCCTCGCCACCATCATCAAGGGCGACGGGATCGGCGGCCAAACTCTGGCAGACGAAGCCGGCCAGGTGCTCGCCCACAGTGGCAGCGGCCCGGCAGCGCGCACTGCGCGCATACCCAGCCTGGAAAATGACGGTACAGTTTTTGTCACTCCGCTGGTCGCCTCCCCCACTCTGATCCTGGTGGGGGCTTCTCATATAGCTGCCGCCTTGGTGAACATTGCTCACATGATGGAATTCCGCGTCGTGGTGATCGATCCACGCAAAGCCTTCATGAGCGAAGAGCGCTTCGCCAACGCAGACAAGCTGGTACCGGTGTGGCCGCAGCTTGCCTTCGATGACCTTGGCATCACCAACACAACCGCCATCGCTTTGCTGAGCCACGACCCCAAGATCGATGAGCCGGCGCTGATGCTGGCACTGCGCAGCCCAGCCTTCTACGTGGGCGCGCTGGGCAGCCGCCGCGTGCAAGCCCAGCGCCGCGAACGCCTGCTGAAAGCAGGGCTCACTGAGCAAGAGCTGGCCCGGCTGCATGCGCCCATTGGGCTTGCCATTCAAGCCAAAACGCCGGAGGAGATCGCTCTCTCCATCATGGCCGAGGTCATCAAAAACTATCGGGCTGAGTAA
- a CDS encoding carbon monoxide dehydrogenase subunit G: MQVKGSTTIAAPQEKVFTYLTNPEFVSKCAPGLESLEVIEEGRKFKGTVSVGLGNLKVRFSGDLEFTEIVAPSKATLKAHGAAPGSAVDATATMLLSDAGNGVTQLDWTADISVLGTIAALASRMMGSVTQKLSGEFFDCAKKQIEAS, from the coding sequence ATGCAAGTAAAAGGATCCACTACCATCGCTGCCCCTCAGGAAAAAGTTTTTACCTATCTGACCAACCCTGAGTTTGTTTCAAAATGTGCCCCCGGACTTGAAAGCCTGGAAGTGATCGAGGAAGGCAGAAAGTTCAAGGGCACCGTCTCCGTTGGGCTTGGCAATTTGAAAGTGCGCTTCAGTGGTGACCTTGAATTCACTGAGATCGTGGCGCCCTCAAAAGCTACATTGAAAGCCCATGGCGCAGCCCCCGGCAGCGCAGTGGACGCCACCGCCACGATGCTGCTGAGTGACGCCGGCAATGGCGTAACTCAGCTGGATTGGACGGCCGACATCAGCGTGCTGGGCACCATTGCTGCTCTCGCCTCGCGCATGATGGGCAGCGTAACCCAGAAGCTCAGCGGCGAATTCTTCGACTGCGCCAAGAAGCAGATCGAAGCCAGCTAG